In the genome of Zootoca vivipara chromosome 6, rZooViv1.1, whole genome shotgun sequence, the window ACCCAAACCTAGACCCACCCCCACACAGGGCTCCCTACCTTGCCCGCCCAGCCCTTCCCCAGTCCAGCTTACCAAACTGATGTCTATCCCCATGGAGGTCTGGGTCTGGCTTCCTGGCGGAGACTGTGGGATTGTGGAAGGGACGGTGACGGAGAgcgggggcagctgcacccctcGCTGCAGGCCGGACGTCTGCATCAGGGAGGCATTGGGTGGGAGAGCGCTGGCGACCTgtgtctgctgctgttgctgctgctgctgcgcgctcGTCTGGGTAAAGAAGGGGTAGGGCGGGAGCTGCTGCTCCAGGGAGAGGGCGTCCATTGCCACAGCCTGGGGAGGGGGACAGGGCAGGAGAGGGCAGTGAGGAATAGCCTCCCCTGGGTCACAGGACAGGCAGGGAGGCCAGGGCGCTCTCCTTCAAATGACCCAATCCGAGAGCAGGGGTCCCTACTAGTGGTCTGTGGAAACAGCCAGCACCTGGCAGAAATAAGTGATGCTCAAAcgtatgtgtgcttgtgtgtttaaAATGTTCCAAAGTGCCCAGAGGTCTCACTGGGCCACTTAATAAACTTtgagagtcttaatctcagggtcgtgggctggaaccccacgttgggcaaaagattcctgcattgcagggggttggtctagatgactctcggggttccttcccattctacaattcaACGATTCTAAAGCTAGGATATCAAGAGCTGGGATATGAGACAGCCAGCAGTGGCACATTGGTTGGaatgttggactgggacctgggagaccagggttcaagtccccactcagccacaaagttcGCTGGCACCAGTAACTCAGAACAACATCAGATCTTTTCTGCCACCCCTCTTCAGTGCCAGCGTTTCTGTCAAAACTAGCACTGGATTATGGAAACCCCAGACCCAAGCCTCGTCCGCCTACCCCACAACATGCTCCAAATAAAAGCGTtccccatctcatcccttgcgTACCTGAGTGATTGGCGACAGAGGCGAGAGCGTGGGGGAGACCTGCTGGGGCTGGTTTCTCCTGGAGTCTGCGTTCAGCGAAAGGGAGGGTGGCTGTCGGTGCTGCTGGGAAGAGGCCTGCGTCGTCGTCATCCCTGCAGCAAACAGAGGGAAACATCAGCACACGGGCTCCCGCGGGGGGTCTTCCCATCACTCGTTCCCATGCCAAAGGGTAGTTATGGCAAGGCTAACCCTGAAGACGCTTCAAAATACACAAtctggactccctcggaaggcggTGGACTCTGTCATTGGAGGTTTGGGTGGCCATccgtcagggattcttcagctgcgatttctgcattgcaggaagttgggctggatgacccttgggagtcccttccaactcctaaaggttctacgattctatgggctctgtataaggcagcttcttcagGATTGTCTACAGTGACAGATATTCTAAGACTCTTGGCCACCGTCCACATCAACTGTGGCTGAGTCCAATGACTTCTAGAGGGCAGCAGGTTCCCCCAGGCCTGGTCTGCAATGACCGGCAGCAACTCTACGATCTCTCTCCACCCACATGGACCGAGAACTATTACCATGCTCAGCTGTCCTGGCAACCTAAGAAACTCAACTCCCAAACAAGATGACCCCCTGGGCAGCAGGAGAGGGGCTAAGTCAGGTTACATCTGAGGCTGCAGCTGCTTTTCCTGCTGCATGCTGAATGTGCCAGGTGTAGACAGGGCATCCTACGCATTCTGAGATGATCTCAGGGTTTCCATCCTATGTTATACTCCATTATATCCTAACACCCTGAAACCTGCATGCATTAgtggctctcagtatgtttccaagcacaattcaaagtgttggtactgacctttaaagtcctaaatggcctcggcccagtatacctgaaggagcatctccacccctatcgttctgcctggacactgaggtccagcttcgaggcggttccctccctgcgaggttacagggaaccaagcagagggtcttctcagtagtggtgcccaccctgtggaacgccctcccatcagatgtcaaggaaataaagaactatctcacttttagaagacatctgaaagcagccctgtttagggaagttttttaatgtttgaagttttattcagtttttagtcctctgttgggagccgcccagactggctggggagacccggctggatgggcggggtattattattattattattattattattattattattattattagttttggAAGGACTAGCCAACTCCTCCAATAGCTGATTGGATGAAGGGCCTTTCCTATCTTGCACTGTATGAAAAAGCTACATTTGCCCAGCATCatcccagggggttggactagatgaccctctaggtcccttccaactctatgattctgtgggcCTCCGTCTGCTAACTGCCACTCCCCATCGCCTGATACACTTGGCTTCCTGTAAAATGGAATTACTTCACAAAGACAGGGTTTGGTTTTCAGATCTCCCTCCACCCAGAATCACAGACTAGACAAAGGAGGTTTGCAACAGTGAACCGCGAGCTTAGACAGAAAGTGGCATTGCAGCACAGTAAGTGAAGTCACGCTGTCATTCTGGGCAGCTGCAGCCGCAACACCCCTTACCCTGATTGGCTGTGCTGATGCCCATATGCGTCAAGTTGGCCGCAAGGTTCCCGGTGCTGTTGGAACTGCTGAGGGATGGGAATGGGGATTCTTCTGGGTCCAGCGGcgttgggagaggagaggggaagtgGATGTTCGTCAGGTCCGGCAGGGAGCCACCCGTGTTGTGAGTGGCGGGGATAAGTGTGGTAGTGTTTTCCTGGTCAGCTGACGGAAAGATGCTGTGCTCAAGAAGAAaccagaaggggagggggacagaaaaCTGAACCTTTTGACAGACAAAAATACCCCAAGACCACATAGTTATCTCAGTTCAAGCACCGTGCCACACGACAGTTAGGCTTTCCCATGGTGTCTCAACTAAGCCTTGCCTCCCATTGTTCTTGGGACTCCCCAATGAGTTGCAACTACAGTGATATTTCTGGATATGTATACCTCCGGTTGCGTATCCTTCAGGATGCAAatgtgggaaacccagaagtattttttcgGGTTTCgctgcgtgcgcatgcgcagaagcactctaccacactgcgcgcatgcgcagaagcggtgcccccagttgcggaaacctcaggatccgaccggagctccggaatggatcccatccacaaccggaggtaccactgtacctgtttcCAAGAGTTGCAAAAGCAATGACACTGAACTTTCTTTGTTGTCAGTTACACAGGAGACACAATAACCATCTTCCAAAATCTaaatgggctgtcacatggaagacggagcaagcttgttttctcttgctccggagggtagggacccaacccatggcttcaagttgcgaGAAagaggagattccgattaaacattagaaagagctttctgatggacagtgggacagactctcttggaaggtggcagactctccttccttggaggtttttaagcagaggctggatggtcatccatctgggatgctttagctgagattcctgccttgcagggggttacGCTAGAatgctagatgacccttggggtcccttccaactccatgatttgATATGATTCTTCCCAGCACACCCACAGGAAGGGACAGCAGACCACGGGGAAggatccaactaagttatactcacaGCAGACCTCTCTGAATTTAATTCAGCTTAGGATGTTCACCAATTACAGTGGGTCTGCTCAGAGTATGACCAACGGGGGATATAACCCTTTGTTTCTACAAAAAGCCAGCCCAAGTGTCCTACCAATGCAGAAACCAAACAACCCCAACTCTTTCACGTACTTGATTCCTGGAACCTCACAGGATTTAGGCCTTGAGGATCCGGtctgaaggggagagagagagagagagagaaacagagtcaTTCCTTTTCTGCATCATTTATATAGGCTGCAGAATCTAATCATGAGCTGTCTGGAAGCCTTGTTTTCAAAAGAGAGCTCTGGCTTATAAGTCAAAAGGTATCACCACCCTGAACACTCTTAATTAAGCCTTAGAAGCAAACCCGACTTTCCCCAGGGGTTGGAACAAGTTTATGCAGCTGTGCAGCATGTCACACTGGGGCAGAATCAGCGCCTTTACCTTCTTAGCTTCCCACCCTTGCTTCGAGAGGTTCTTCTCTGTATCCGCTGTGTCTTCCTCCATGCCTGGGACGGCCAATAGTAAGACTACAAGAAATTAattgaaaggtgggggggggatctcatTATGGATCAGCAAAAGATGCCCTGAAAAAGAGACTCCGTTGGACTCAAGCGGGTAAAactaaactgcattttaaaaatgaacatgaaAGTCTATGCATATTTGTTGCTttcccttgttcttcctttttcctAAAGAAAGGTCATTTATGGGTACTGACCTGACTTTCGATATGTCTATTTTTAGGACCAACCTTATTTCTATGGTTGCAATTTGCATTGTGTAATTTAcagcttttattgttttattgtttttgtttcagtctATTCACTAAAAGccctttctgcctccctcccatGTTCAAAGAcaaaacagatatatatatatatatacttcacCTCTTTTTTGCTGCATGTCCTGTGACCCAGCTAAGAAAGGCTCCGCCTGAGTGGGAGTCATCGTACTCTGGTGCAGGGCAGAATCTGAATTGGTCCTAGTTGAGAAAGGGCAGACAAAAACTATCAGAGCTGGAAAGTGGCCAACCTCCCACCCGGTTTTGAAAAGGAGTGGGGGAAATCACTAGCAAAGTAGCTTGACGTCTGTCTGGATTTTGGCTTAATGTTAGGGGAAATTTCCTAATGAAAGGAGTTGTTCGACAACAGGACAGAGGCTGCCTTGTGGGCTCTCTGTGGTTGGAGATATATAAGGAGCAGCTGGGCAGAAATTTGATGAAGGGAGCTCAGAGCAGGATCTTGCCAACGCCAGCATCCCTAACTGGCATtttttctgaacaccagttgctggaaaccaccagagTGTGTGaacctgtgctcaggtcctgcttgtgggtttcccattggggcctctggttggcccctgtgagaagaggatgctggactcaatgggccagtggcctgatccagcaggctccctgtttgcagttctctctccctgcctgcccacccctgTCCCGACAAAGAATTGCAGTTTTTAAAGCAGGACTGTGATAGACAGGAGGAGCATTAAAGGGACATTTTGCAAACGGAATACCCCGAGTTCAAAAATCAGCGCTTACGTACCTCCTCCAGCTTGTGTCTGAAGGAGGCGATAGATAGACGGTACCATACGGACAGCTGTCCACGTGAGTCGGGCAGTCAAGGAAGAAGGGAAGGTATCCAGAGCTTCTTGGGAAAGTTTCAGCAATAAAAGTTTTAAGTGTTCGACGGAAAGGAACAAAACCCAGAAACAGGCCTTATTGGgcatcatatatttacacacagacaCCTCGTGGTGTTTGATCAGCACAGGGCTAGAGGAAATGCCTACTTCACCAAGCTCGCAGTTTTGCAAAGAAACCCACTGCACTTAATGGGGAAGAGCTACAAAACAGTGTTCGGACGGTGTTtgctttctgttctctctccctctctcaatgccttgcttcttctttcctttcaccTGACATTTCCCTTCACCTCTGGCTAAAGCTGATCTCAAAGCACTGCTTCATCCTTCTCTTACGAATGGCTTCATGGCCTTTCAGATGAAAATTAACTAGGGCCACGCCACATCCCACCTCAGAATGAAAGGGGGGCTTCTAGCGGGGCCCTAAATGTGGGAGAAATGGGAAGCAGGGCACGTTAAGTTGCCTCTGCCGAAAGACCAGCTTCATCAATTGCCTCCTGCCCCCGGGCTGCTTCTAGGCCAGATAGCCATTCTCAGAACTACTTTTTAAAGTACTGAGGCCTgagcttgctttcccccctcttccttcctggtCTCTCTTTCCTTGTGCGCagtgtatttttaatgtgttaCCAATTCAGGTTTTTGTGTGTTCCCAGCACCTACTGATAAGCTGCACCTTCCTAAACATCTCCCAAGCACATGCATCCCCTCCTATGCTCTAGTGCCACAATGCTGAGCTAAAGGATATCTGCCTGCCGTGCTTATCCACGGATAGCGGGCGCCGGTGGGGCGAGCCAAGGCGGTTCCGGTCGCGATACACCCTGTCCACCAGGCCATGGTGCCGGGTCGTCCTGCTGGTGTCCAATCCTGATGACTGAAACGGAGTCTAAAGAGAAAGGCAAATGGGCATTAAAAGGACGGAGAAAACAATCCTGTGATAACATTGTAGGGGATTTGACCAGATGACCTcagggggtctcttccaattctaccagTGTGGCAACTTGCCTTCATGCATATGGTTAGCGAAGTTTAACCTGGCTTCATAGGAATAATGGTGCACTTGCAGTCCATCAGTTTCAAGGATACTACAAACGCTTTCAAATCTTTTATATAGTCTTTCAAAATTGAGAAACAGGCTTGGCCTCTCTCCTGTATAATAGCTAATAATTTCCGACAGACCAAGCAAGAATATTTGTGGGGtattattcatagaatcaaagagttggaagatatcaccaagggtcatgtagtccaaccccctgcaatacaggaatctcagctaaagcatcaggacaggtggccattcaaAACTGAATTACTCATATTACTAGTAATATTTGCATattgcacgcacgcacgcacgcacgcacacacacacacacacacacacacacacaaaacagaaaacaaaacaaaacacctttgcAGTCTGATATCTATTTATGGAACCTGAATATAGGTGTCTGAACCAATTAGGGAGGTTTATAacattggagggtttttttgttttgatattttgttggaagctacctagagcggctggggcaacccagtcaggtgggtggcttataaataataactatacagtattatattatattattgttgttggtatataaataataactttattatattatgttgttgctgctgttgttgttgttgttgttgttgttgtacacgatgccctgggttcctttggagGAAGGTGCAGGATTCATATATATATACGAAAGACAAAATAATGTATACAGCTCCTTTTAATGTAGCGTTTGGATACTGCTTTTTagatggagggggggaaagaaattaAGAGAAATATCTGCTATCGGGCAGAAAGGGCAACCCTCACCTGGAAAGGCAGGTCCATAGCACTGCTCCCAATCTGATTGACATTTGGCAGGGATCCTCCATAGTACTGGCCACGGGTCTGCAAATACTGGTTTTTCTGTAGCTGTAGCtggaaaacagagaaagaggaagatTAATTAAGCTGTGCAGGTTCCAGATGGAGAAGGAACAATCCTGGGCTGGCCAGGAGATATGGAACCCAAGCACCTGGCAAGGTTTGTACCCAACTAACCTCACGACTGGATTTCTGCAATAGATTTGCCTTTGGGGTTAGTTCAGAGGATTCAACTGGTGCAGAACGCAGGGGCTAGGTTGCTTGTAATGCCCTGCTGGCACTGACTGCCAATCCactactgggccaggttcaatgTGTTGATACTCAAGACCCTACATAACTGAAAGACCAGATTGCTTGAGAGACCGTCTTGTCTCTTACACAAGCAGTAGATCACTGAGGACTGCTGGAAAGCTTCTCCTGTGTGCTCCAAAGGTCTGAGAAGCCTGCTCCATAGTAACTTGCAGCAGGGCTTTtagtgctgctgctcctgccctgtggaatagcATGCCCGTTGAGATACAGCAGGTGCCCATTGGCTGTACTTTCTGGAAGTGACTGCATTTCTTTGCCTTGGAATCTTGTAAACATCTTAttgcaatcaagtggcatataaactaTGTTAAATGACTGAGTAGCagatttacatatttatttttaaaaaagcaaggccAATTTGAAGAACACATGCCCGTGGGTATCTGCTCGCCATGAGGGCTGGTGCAGATGCAAGAGCCACATTTCCGAGGCAGCTTGACTCTGAATGCCCATTTAAAGAGAGAAGGTGGAGTCCTTTCTTCTGGTCCCTGAGTTTGTGTGGAGGCATCCAATTGGGCAGAGCAGGGAAAAGAGGGTGCTGGTCTAGACATCCACCTCTGGCCTGACCCAGTGCGGCTCTGGCATGAACAGGAAGGACGGGAGCAAGGAGGAATTTTCAGTGTGTCCCCGTGGTTCCTCAACTTTTGGGGGGTCCTACCCCCTCAGCTCCACAAACTCATCTCCAGTGACCCCCTACCCTACACAAAGCATAATtaagaatagcagtttgcacaacacactaaggaagataagaatacaataaaattcaaaaccgTAACAATCAATTGCACATGTATTCAATATCCAATCAaaactatttcattt includes:
- the CRTC1 gene encoding CREB-regulated transcription coactivator 1 isoform X4, whose translation is MAASSNNPRKFSEKIALHNQKQAEETAAFEEVMKDLSLTRAHRLQLQKNQYLQTRGQYYGGSLPNVNQIGSSAMDLPFQTPFQSSGLDTSRTTRHHGLVDRVYRDRNRLGSPHRRPLSVDKHGRQVDSCPYGTVYLSPPSDTSWRRTNSDSALHQSTMTPTQAEPFLAGSQDMQQKRVLLLAVPGMEEDTADTEKNLSKQGWEAKKTGSSRPKSCEVPGINIFPSADQENTTTLIPATHNTGGSLPDLTNIHFPSPLPTPLDPEESPFPSLSSSNSTGNLAANLTHMGISTANQGMTTTQASSQQHRQPPSLSLNADSRRNQPQQVSPTLSPLSPITQAVAMDALSLEQQLPPYPFFTQTSAQQQQQQQQTQVASALPPNASLMQTSGLQRGVQLPPLSVTVPSTIPQSPPGSQTQTSMGIDISLQTSILGSVFGDSCYDQQLTARQANALSHQLEQFNMIENAISSNSLYSPCSTLNYSQAAMMGLTGSHGSLQDAQQLSYASHGNIPNIILTVTGESPPSLSKDLTSSLAGVGDVSFDSDSQFPLDELKIDPLTLDGLHMLNDPDMVLTDPATEDTFRMDRL
- the CRTC1 gene encoding CREB-regulated transcription coactivator 1 isoform X3 — its product is MAASSNNPRKFSEKIALHNQKQAEETAAFEEVMKDLSLTRAHRLQLQKNQYLQTRGQYYGGSLPNVNQIGSSAMDLPFQTPFQSSGLDTSRTTRHHGLVDRVYRDRNRLGSPHRRPLSVDKHGRQVDSCPYGTVYLSPPSDTSWRRTNSDSALHQSTMTPTQAEPFLAGSQDMQQKRVLLLAVPGMEEDTADTEKNLSKQGWEAKKTGSSRPKSCEVPGINIFPSADQENTTTLIPATHNTGGSLPDLTNIHFPSPLPTPLDPEESPFPSLSSSNSTGNLAANLTHMGISTANQGMTTTQASSQQHRQPPSLSLNADSRRNQPQQVSPTLSPLSPITQAVAMDALSLEQQLPPYPFFTQTSAQQQQQQQQTQVASALPPNASLMQTSGLQRGVQLPPLSVTVPSTIPQSPPGSQTQTSMGIDISLQTSILGSVFGDSCYDQQLTARQANALSHQDSFLQLEQFNMIENAISSNSLYSPCSTLNYSQAAMMGLTGSHGSLQDAQQLSYASHGNIPNIILTVTGESPPSLSKDLTSSLAGVGDVSFDSDSQFPLDELKIDPLTLDGLHMLNDPDMVLTDPATEDTFRMDRL
- the CRTC1 gene encoding CREB-regulated transcription coactivator 1 isoform X2; the protein is MAASSNNPRKFSEKIALHNQKQAEETAAFEEVMKDLSLTRAHRLQLQKNQYLQTRGQYYGGSLPNVNQIGSSAMDLPFQTPFQSSGLDTSRTTRHHGLVDRVYRDRNRLGSPHRRPLSVDKHGRQVDSCPYGTVYLSPPSDTSWRRTNSDSALHQSTMTPTQAEPFLAGSQDMQQKRVLLLAVPGMEEDTADTEKNLSKQGWEAKKTGSSRPKSCEVPGINIFPSADQENTTTLIPATHNTGGSLPDLTNIHFPSPLPTPLDPEESPFPSLSSSNSTGNLAANLTHMGISTANQGMTTTQASSQQHRQPPSLSLNADSRRNQPQQVSPTLSPLSPITQAVAMDALSLEQQLPPYPFFTQTSAQQQQQQQQTQVASALPPNASLMQTSGLQRGVQLPPLSVTVPSTIPQSPPGSQTQTSMGIDISLGSLQQYRNNAGSPANQSPTSPVSNQAFSPGSSPQQTSILGSVFGDSCYDQQLTARQANALSHQLEQFNMIENAISSNSLYSPCSTLNYSQAAMMGLTGSHGSLQDAQQLSYASHGNIPNIILTVTGESPPSLSKDLTSSLAGVGDVSFDSDSQFPLDELKIDPLTLDGLHMLNDPDMVLTDPATEDTFRMDRL
- the CRTC1 gene encoding CREB-regulated transcription coactivator 1 isoform X1, which translates into the protein MAASSNNPRKFSEKIALHNQKQAEETAAFEEVMKDLSLTRAHRLQLQKNQYLQTRGQYYGGSLPNVNQIGSSAMDLPFQTPFQSSGLDTSRTTRHHGLVDRVYRDRNRLGSPHRRPLSVDKHGRQVDSCPYGTVYLSPPSDTSWRRTNSDSALHQSTMTPTQAEPFLAGSQDMQQKRVLLLAVPGMEEDTADTEKNLSKQGWEAKKTGSSRPKSCEVPGINIFPSADQENTTTLIPATHNTGGSLPDLTNIHFPSPLPTPLDPEESPFPSLSSSNSTGNLAANLTHMGISTANQGMTTTQASSQQHRQPPSLSLNADSRRNQPQQVSPTLSPLSPITQAVAMDALSLEQQLPPYPFFTQTSAQQQQQQQQTQVASALPPNASLMQTSGLQRGVQLPPLSVTVPSTIPQSPPGSQTQTSMGIDISLGSLQQYRNNAGSPANQSPTSPVSNQAFSPGSSPQQTSILGSVFGDSCYDQQLTARQANALSHQDSFLQLEQFNMIENAISSNSLYSPCSTLNYSQAAMMGLTGSHGSLQDAQQLSYASHGNIPNIILTVTGESPPSLSKDLTSSLAGVGDVSFDSDSQFPLDELKIDPLTLDGLHMLNDPDMVLTDPATEDTFRMDRL
- the CRTC1 gene encoding CREB-regulated transcription coactivator 1 isoform X5, giving the protein MAASSNNPRKFSEKIALHNQKQAEETAAFEEVMKDLSLTRAHRLQLQKNQYLQTRGQYYGGSLPNVNQIGSSAMDLPFQTPFQSSGLDTSRTTRHHGLVDRVYRDRNRLGSPHRRPLSVDKHGRQVDSCPYGTVYLSPPSDTSWRRTNSDSALHQSTMTPTQAEPFLAGSQDMQQKRVLLLAVPGMEEDTADTEKNLSKQGWEAKKTGSSRPKSCEVPGINIFPSADQENTTTLIPATHNTGGSLPDLTNIHFPSPLPTPLDPEESPFPSLSSSNSTGNLAANLTHMGISTANQGMTTTQASSQQHRQPPSLSLNADSRRNQPQQVSPTLSPLSPITQQTSILGSVFGDSCYDQQLTARQANALSHQDSFLQLEQFNMIENAISSNSLYSPCSTLNYSQAAMMGLTGSHGSLQDAQQLSYASHGNIPNIILTVTGESPPSLSKDLTSSLAGVGDVSFDSDSQFPLDELKIDPLTLDGLHMLNDPDMVLTDPATEDTFRMDRL